The nucleotide window GATCGAACCCGATGACTACCAGGGCGCTCAGGATCTCACACGCTATCTGCTTGAGCGGGGGCATCGAAAGATCGGCTATATCCGGCTCAATCCCATTTTGCTTGGTGCGGAACTGCGCCTCGATGCTTTCCGCAAAACCACCGGAGACTTTGGCCTTGCGGAGAACGACCTCACTATCCGCCTTGGCATGGAAGGACCGGTAGGAGCAGAGAAGAACTACGTTTTTGCTTCCGCCACCGAGATGCTTCAACAAAAGGATCGACCGACCGCAATCATGAGCGGCAACGACGAAATGGCGATCCAAATCTACATCGCGGCCATGGCATTGGGTCTTCGGATTCCCGAGGATGTCAGTATTGTCGGCTTTGACGATTTCCGGACGGTTTCCCTGGCGCTGAGGCCGGAGCTGACCACTGCCGCTTTGCCATATTACGATCTCGGTCTGCAAGGGGCGGAATTGTTGAATAGCGTGGTGGCGGGAAGCGAAGTTTGCCCGACCAGTCGAGTTATGTCCTGCAATTTGGTGGAGCGACTTTCGGTGCGCTCCCTGTAATCTGACCTCATGCATGAGAGCGTCTGATCGAGCAAGCAAGCTTTCGCAAGAACATGGCGTGACAGTGGCATCCGGTAAAGCCGGAGCGGTTCGCTTCTTCCGGGCTTGACGCCAAATCAAAGTTACTTAATCTAAGACTCTGCAAGCCTGCTTGGAGGAGGGGCCGGGCAATCGCGATGTCGGTCGCGCCATCTTCATCTCCCCCAAACCATGACCATGACCATGACCCCAAAAGCATGACGACAAGATTGTCAGCCGTCGATTTTCAACAGGATAAGCCATGCCTCTGACCATTGCCCAGCGCCTCGATCGTCTCAAAGTTCGCATTGCCGAGTTGGCGCATTGGCGAGATCGACAAAGTGTTGCGATCGACGGCTGGACGTTCGAGGGCGAGCCGATTGGCCATCACCAGGGTTGGCCGCACCGCCAGGGGGTGGTGCATTTTGCCGCGACCGCTGAAGCGCCGGAGGCGTGGCCTCTCGGCGATATTCGCCTGCAGCTCGACCTCGGCGGCGAGAGCCTGATTACGCTCAGCTACCCCGACGGCGAGACGGAAACATTCGGTCTCGATCCCTACCATCAGGAATTCCCGCTGAAGGGCCGCCGCTTTTCGATCGCAACGGAAACCGTCGCCCGGTTTCCATTCGGCGAGCCCAATCGCGCTCCACGGCTCAACAAGGCCCGATTTATCTGGCTCGATGGTCCAGCTCACCGCCTGCATCTTCTGTTAAAGCAGGTTGCCGAGGCAATCGATGTGCTGGGCGAGCATGAAGTCGTGCCGCACCTGATGGATGCCGCCGAGCACTCGTTGCGCAGTCTCGACTGGCCGTCGGATACGGCGGCCTATGTCTCCCGCACATCAAGCGCTGTCATGCAGCAGAAAATCTGGGAACTGCCGGAGCTCGAGGCTAATCCGGCAGGCCTTACGGAGGAGCAGAGCGCTTCGGCAGCCACAGCCTTCGAGGCTCTGACGGCGAAGTTGAAGGAGCTGCAGAAGCGCTTCCCGCCGAAT belongs to Rhizobium indicum and includes:
- a CDS encoding LacI family DNA-binding transcriptional regulator; translation: MVSIVSVAKVAGVSNKTVSRVINGEPYVTEETRERVERAIRDLGYVPNMAARQIRSSRSNTFGIIADYVSTTPYSVDIVRGIQDWANANGKTILMANTGGASEQEIKIWKMFQSHRIDGVLYVTMYHRIVDPEIGDVGIPTVMINCRPKTSELLPSIEPDDYQGAQDLTRYLLERGHRKIGYIRLNPILLGAELRLDAFRKTTGDFGLAENDLTIRLGMEGPVGAEKNYVFASATEMLQQKDRPTAIMSGNDEMAIQIYIAAMALGLRIPEDVSIVGFDDFRTVSLALRPELTTAALPYYDLGLQGAELLNSVVAGSEVCPTSRVMSCNLVERLSVRSL